Proteins from a genomic interval of Lolium perenne isolate Kyuss_39 chromosome 1, Kyuss_2.0, whole genome shotgun sequence:
- the LOC127327425 gene encoding protein HEAT INTOLERANT 4: protein MVHWGVTALNPEDFDWVTHTDLLRAQITRAQDRFKKKADRNRTERSFEVGEKVLLKLQPYAQSTVANRPCRKLAYKFFGPFAVEKKVGSLAYKLTLPPEARVHPVFHVSQLKPFTPSYSPVFAELPRPPDLTTDTRHNKLPGRTRRCCDFAIHLLASGRELQLKREKMSHLNLTEIIDSSVVSYESKLGGPRAEDLWLSAFPIGTEWEHIDKIEEFNWNFQNIEKALEEGGELYGKTVYLFGSTEPQLLNVAKSEQQSEKMVFVPIVVAVDCPYPPSDKVGIISVQRENEEIVPMKAMKMNWVPYVPLEDRLSRIESLETKIFTLCCTQRRSALKHLKTERVKKFDYCMPYYMPLSPEDDHDTTVDIIYPLEHPIVQSFDWEMDNYKDFIDDLVEGEVLPEDERENFKKFLKEKVKERKTELRQAKEARKEAIDNMDPKLKNAFENIQFYKFYPVNALDAPDLSIQKKSYINRYYGKAHKWM from the exons ATGGTGCACTGGGGCGTCACTGCGCTGAACCCTGAAGATTTCGACTGGGTAACTCACACTGACCTGCTTCGCGCTCAGATAACTCGTGCCCAGGATCGCTTCAAGAAAAAGGCTGATAGGAATCGCACAGAGCGTTCCTTTGAGGTGGGCGAGAAGGTGTTACTCAAATTGCAACCATATGCTCAGTCTACAGTTGCTAATCGACCGTGTCGAAAATTGGCTTACAAGTTCTTCGGTCCCTTTGCGGTGGAAAAAAAGGTTGGTTCGCTCGCCTACAAACTGACACTGCCACCAGAGGCTCGAGTACATCCAGTCTTCCATGTCTCCCAGCTCAAGCCATTCACACCAAGTTACTCTCCAGTGTTTGCTGAACTGCCTCGTCCTCCAGACTTGACTACAG ACACTCGGCACAACAAGCTACCTGGGAGGACGCGGAGGTGCTGCGACTTCGCTATCCATCTGCTCGCATCTGGGAGGGAGCTTCAACTCAAGAGGGAGAAAATGTCACACCTGAACCTGACTGAGATCATCGACAGTTCAGTTGTGTCATACGAGAGCAAGCTAGGTGGGCCAAGGGCC GAGGACCTTTGGCTGTCAGCCTTCCCCATCGGGACCGAG TGGGAACACATTGATAAGATAGAGGAGTTCAACTGGAACTTCCAAAATATAGAG AAAGCTCTAGAAGAAGGGGGAGAGCTTTATGGCAAGACGGTTTACTTATTTGGAAGCACTGAAC CTCAGCTATTGAATGTTGCTAAAAGTGAACAACAGAGCGAAAAGATGGTATTTGTTCCTATTGTAGTTGCG GTTGATTGTCCTTACCCACCATCAGATAAAGTTGGTATAATATCTGTCCAAAGGGAAAATGAAGAAATAGTACCAATGAAGGCAATGAAGATGAACTGGGTGCCCTATGTTCCACTAGAGGACCG GCTCAGCAGGATTGAGAGTTTGGAAACCAAAATATTCACTCTTTGTTGCACCCAGCGAAG GTCTGCTCTGAAGCACCTGAAAACTGAGCGAGTCAAGAAGTTCGACTACTGCATGCCAT ATTATATGCCACTTTCTCCTGAAGATGACCATGATACAACTGTCGATATCATATATCCTCTAGAACACCCG ATAGTGCAATCCTTTGACTGGGAAATGGATAATTATAAG GATTTTATTGATGACCTAGTTGAAGGTGAGGTGTTGCCAGAGGATGAGAGAGAAAATTTTAAG AAATTCCTGAAGGAGAAGGTTAAAGAACGAAAGACAGAGCTGAGACAG GCTAAAGAAGCCAGAAAGGAAGCTATTGATAATATGGAccctaagctgaaaaatgcatttGAAAAcatccaattctacaaattttatCCTGTAAATGCCCTGGACGCTCCTGATTTAAGTATACAAAAG AAAAGTTACATCAACAGGTATTATGGGAAGGCACATAAATGGATGTGA